The DNA region TAGCGCGTGATGTCGCCTGACGCGATTTAGAGGCGTTGGCGCTAAAGCGACTGACAAACGATTGCAGATCGGCAATCTGCGCTTTTTTCTTGGCGTTATCGGCTAACAGACGTTCGCGCGCCTGGGTCGCCGCGGTCATATATTCGTCATAATTACCGGAATAGACGCGCAGCTCGCCATAATCTAAATCGGCCATGTGCGTGCAGACCATATTAAGGAAGTGACGGTCGTGCGAAATGATAATCATGGTGCTGTCACGCTCGTTCAGCACCTGCTCCAGCCAGCGGATGGTATCGATATCCAGGTTGTTCGTCGGTTCGTCGAGTAACAGAATATCGGGATTTGAAAACAGCGCCTGCGCCAGAAGCACACGTAATTTAAAGCCCGGCGCAATTTCACTCATCGGGCCATAATGCTGCTCGACCGGAATGCCCACGCCGAGTAATAACTCACCAGCGCGCGACTCGGCACTGTAGCCATCCATCTCACCGTAAAGCGCCTCAAGATCGCCGACCTTATATCCCTCTTCTTCGCTCATCTCCGGCAAAGAATAGATGCGGTCGCGCTCCTGCTTCACTTCCCATAATTCATGGTGCCCCATGATCACGGTGTCGAGGACGCTGAATTCTTCGAAGGCGAACTGATCCTGACGCAGCTTACCGATGCGCTCATTGGGATCGTAAGAGACGTTGCCGCCTGTCGGCACCAGATCGCCACCCAAAATCTTCATGAAGGTGGATTTTCCGCTGCCGTTCGCACCGATTAAACCGTAACGATTACCGCCGCCAAATTTAACGGAGATATTTTCGAACAGTGGCTTACTGCCAAACTGCATGGTGATATTGCTGCTAACTAACACGGCATTGACCTTTGTGAAGAAATGGATGAAAAAACGGCGGCTATTATGCCAGATGTGACGCAGCGCACGCCAGCGTCAGGCATGGATTCCTCGCGGGGCGATTGATATCCCGGCAGAAATAAAAAAGCCGGGAGGCCATCATGGCCCCCCGGCTCCCACTTACAAGGATTGTGTCGATCAATCGATCAGGAAACTTTCCAGGGTTTTACCGGAATCCAGCGCTTTCTTAATCGCTGCCGGGGTACGGCCCTGGCCAGTCCAGGATTTCTGCTCACCGTTTTCGTCGGTGTAAGAATATTTAGCCGGACGCGGCGCACGCTTGGTACGTTTTTTTCCGCTTTCCAGCGCGCCTAATAATTCATTAGGATCGATGCCGTCAGCCAGCAGCATTTCGCGATATTTTGACAGCTTCTCTTCTTTTTCGCGATTCTGCGTCTCTTCCGCTTCCGCTTCTTCACGGCGTTCAGTAACAACGACGGTTAATTTTTCCAGGATCTCTTCAAGATCGGTAAGTGGAAGTTCACGAGCCTGGGCACGTAATGTGCGAATATTGTTCAGAACCTTAAATGCGTCACTCATCACAATGTCCTTGATTAAGGGGGGTTAATAAAACTGTAGCGCCAAGACTACCTAATTCAAATAAAAAAATAAATTATTTTTACGCTACAGATAATTCTTAAGTATTAATTGAGCTGTAAC from Pantoea deleyi includes:
- a CDS encoding ABC-F family ATPase — protein: MLVSSNITMQFGSKPLFENISVKFGGGNRYGLIGANGSGKSTFMKILGGDLVPTGGNVSYDPNERIGKLRQDQFAFEEFSVLDTVIMGHHELWEVKQERDRIYSLPEMSEEEGYKVGDLEALYGEMDGYSAESRAGELLLGVGIPVEQHYGPMSEIAPGFKLRVLLAQALFSNPDILLLDEPTNNLDIDTIRWLEQVLNERDSTMIIISHDRHFLNMVCTHMADLDYGELRVYSGNYDEYMTAATQARERLLADNAKKKAQIADLQSFVSRFSANASKSRQATSRAKQMDKIKLDEVKASSRQNPFIRFEQDKKLFRNALEVEGLTKGFDNGPLFKNLKLLLEVGEKLAVIGANGIGKSTLLKTLVGQLTPENGSVKWSENARIGYYAQDHADDFANDLTVFDWMSQWKQPGDDEQTIRGILGRLLFSQDDIKKPAKVLSGGEKGRMLFGKLMMEKPNILIMDEPTNHLDMESIESLNMALEMYEGTLIFVSHDREFVSSLATRVIELKEDRVIDFTGNYEDYLRSQGIV
- a CDS encoding H-NS family nucleoid-associated regulatory protein, yielding MSDAFKVLNNIRTLRAQARELPLTDLEEILEKLTVVVTERREEAEAEETQNREKEEKLSKYREMLLADGIDPNELLGALESGKKRTKRAPRPAKYSYTDENGEQKSWTGQGRTPAAIKKALDSGKTLESFLID